The nucleotide sequence AGGTTTGGTGAGCGGTATGAGGGACTCCTTCAATCTTTCCTGGAAAATTGCATCCGTTTTACGTAAACAAGCCTCGAAAGATATACTTTCCAGTTACAATGTCGAGAGAAAACCACATGCAAAAAAAATGATACGTTTGGCCGTGTTTTTGGGTTCGATCATCATGACGAGAAGTAGGATCGCAGCCTTTTTCAGGGATTTTTTGATGAAGTTCCTATCTTTTACTCCTGCTCGTCCCTATTTATCGGATCTGAGATTAAAACCGGATAATTCTTTCAGCAAAGGTCTATTTTTAAAGAAGAATACATTAAGAAATTCTTCTATTTCTCCAGGATCCATTTTCCCGCAAGCGCCTCTCAGATCAAGAGAAGGGAATTGGGAATTGTCGGATTCTATATTAGGCCCAAATCTCTGTCTTGTCGGTTACGGAGTTCATTCTTCCCGTATATTAAGCCAATCTTGCGTTGAGATTTGGAAAAAAATGGGAGGAAGAATATTATATATTTCGAATCAACAACAGGCTTCCGAGATTGTCTCTAATTCGGTTGAAGACGTTACCTCTTCTTTTTTGAAATATTTCGGCGGCGCGGATCGATTTGCGATCGTTCGTCCGGATAAGATTGTCGCAGCAGTCTTTTATGGAAAGGATGCGGACGATACTATTTTGAGATTTGCAGAAATCTACCAAGGGAAAACGCCATGAAACAATTACCGTCCGAATGCCCTGTAAGATCGAAGGATCCTGTAAGTAAGGCGAGAGATATTGCATACGTTAGGTTAGGAAGGAAAAATCTAGAATTGGCCGCCGAATACTATCAGGATTTTGGGCTTTCTACCTTTGAAGTATCAAAGGAAAGAATTTTGTTTCGTGGCTTTAGCTCCAATCTGCCCTGTTGGTCTTTGGAAAAGGCCGACAGGGACTTTTTGCTAGGACTCGGATTATATATATCTTCTGCGGAAGAATTCGAAAGGTTAAGAAGAATAGACGGAGCCGAGGTCCGGCCTTTGGGAAGATTCGGCAGCGGTCATTTTCCGACGGTGACGATTCAGGATCCATCCGGCCTTCCAGTGGATGCGGTATTACTTCCTTCTTCTTTGGAGGAAATGGAAAGGAATAGAAGATCTAGAAATTGGAATAGTGACGGAAAGGTCACGCGTAAAAATCAGCCCCAGCCGTATGAGGTGGGACCCGCTAAAGTGAATCGTTTGGGACATGCAGTTTTTTTAAAACAGGAATTTTTAAAGAATGCGCAATGGTATTGCGACGTATTCGGTATGATCCCATCCGATATACAAATACTTCCGGAATCCAAGGAACCGGTGATCGCCTTTTTGCGATGCGATTTGGGAGAAAAACTCACCGATCATCATACTATTGTGATCGCCTCCGGAATAGACGATAGATTGGAACATTGTGCTTTCGAGTTGGAAGATTTGGATGAAGTCGCTAAGGGCCGGGAATGGCTTTTGAGAAGAGGTTGGAAGCCTGCTTGGGGAATCGGGAGGCATATTTTGGGAAGCCAGATATTCGATTATCAGAGAGATCCAAGCGGAATGCTCGTGGAACATTATACGGACGGAGATAAATTCGACGATACGGTTCCGGTAGGCTTTCATCCTATCAGCAGGGAGAGTCTGTACCAATGGGGACAGGATATGCCCGAGGACTTTTTGGATACGGAACTTTCTGTAGAAAAGTTAATTCAGCTTGTAAAAGGTATATTCTCGGGGAGAAAGATCGAGTTGAAGAGACTGATGGAATTGAAAAAGGTCGCCGAACTATCTCCGAGAAGTTGGATTAAATATTAAGAATAAGGAATGAACTATGGCTAGGAATTACGTACGTTTCCGAAAAGATGAACGGATAGATTGGGCAAAATTCACTGAAGGTAAGGTGTATCCTCTCGAAATAGGGGACTTGGATACGCGCAAATTTTTGGAATTCTCCAAGAAGGATAGTTCTAATCCGGGATCCAAGAGTTATAAACTTTCGGAAGTAACATTACTTTCTCCTATTTCTTCACCTTGTCAAATCGTCTGCCAAGGTGCGAATTATAGACAACATCTGATAGAATCCGGACTTGATCCGGACGATAAGAGTTATAATCTTTTTTTTACCAAATCGGACGCATCCCTGACTTCTCCGATGGGAGAAGTGATCCGACCTAAACATGTCAAACTTCTGGATTATGAGATTGAACTCGGTCTTGTTTTCGGGAAATCCATAAATTCTTATACGGAAGTGAATTCCGGGAATATATCGGAATATGTGGCCGCTATCTTTATGGCGAACGATGTATCAGCAAGAGATATACAACTTCCCCAATTGCAGTGGTATAAGGGAAAATCTTACCGAACTTTTCTGCCGGCGGGGCCGGTGTTGGCTGTTTTGGAGCCGGGAGACTTTGAGTTACTGAATAGTCTGGAATTGACCTTGCTTGTGAACGATCGAGTCAGGCAACATGATACGATTTCCAATTTGGTATTCAAACCGGAGGAAACTATCACTGAACTATCTAGTTTTTGTAATGTATCCCCCGGCGACGTTTTGTTGACCGGCACTCCTTCCGGATGCGCACTTAGAGCTCCGGGCAAAATGGTGCAAAAGATCGCCGGTCTTCTTTCCGAAAGAAAGAAATGGGAACTTTTCGTCAAAGGGCAAAGTAAAAGGTCCCAGTATTTACAGCCTGGGGATATGATTCGTTCTTTCATACGGACTGCTGATCGTAGGATCGATCTGGGAGACCAATTCTTAAAGGTGGTCCAAGAATCGTGAGCAGGATCCATTCCTTTTTTAAAGATAAAGTGGTTTGGATTACCGGAGCATCTTCCGGAATAGGGGAGGCATTGGCAGCCGAGTTGAAAGATACCGGTGCTAAATTAATTCTTTCTGCAAGAAGAAAAGAAGAATTAATACGAGTAAAAGAAGCATTAGGAAAAACTGATGAAAACTGTTTGGTTCTTCCTTTCGATTTGGAAAAGTATTCTTCTATCGAAAGTTTGCCCGATCGAGCGATCCGCAAATTCGGTAAAGTAGACGTTCTGATCAATAACGGAGGGATTAGCCAACGATCTTTGGCTCATGAGACCTCTATTCATGCATATGAATCGATTTTGAAAGTGAATTTTTTAGGAAACATCGCTCTGACCCTTGCGCTCCTCCCGCATTTTAGAAAAAGGAGAGAAGGATATGTGATTTCCATTTCTAGCGTTGCAGGAAAATTCGGGGTCCCGCTTCGATCAGGATATTCCGCTAGTAAATCCGCTTTGACCGGATTTTACGAATCTATCCGAGCGGAAAATAAAAACGTAAATCTCAAAGTGCTTCTTGTGTATCCTGGATTCGTTAAGACCAAAATTTCCGAAAATGCGATTTCAGGAAACGGAACCAAGCATGGGAAAATGGACCAGGCCATAGAAAACGGTATCGAAGTGGAAGAATGCGCTAAAGAGATTTTATCTTCTATTTCTTCCGGGAGAATGGAAAAAATAATCGCCGGCCCTAAGGAGAAATTCGCAATTTATTTACATAAATACTTTCCGAACATTTTCGCGAGATTTATAGCAAGAGCAAAAGTCACTTAAGGATTATTTGCCTTCCAATGATAATAAAACTACTTGTAGGGCTTTTAATCGATCAAGTCTCTAAAGTTAATCGCATCCAGATCTTTTTGCAGGGAAGATTCCGCTTTATCCATTTTTTCCCGAACCTTATCAGGATAGACATGAAAAGACGGATCTTCTTTTAAAAGTGGTTCCGGTATCCTACGATAAAAATCTCCGAGAGTCAGATCTTCCCCCGATACAACTGGCAACCAGGCTCCTCCTTCATTCGTTTCAACCAGAAGTCCAACTTCTGATAATGTTTTAGTGAGCCTAGGAATTTCTTCCGCATGAAGTCCAGATTTGACGGCAAGGTCACCGTTTCGAGGAGCGATCTTACTTTCTTTTTGGACCGAGTAGACCGCTTTTAAAACTCCGATCAACTTTCTGAATTCGTAACTAAAGGCAGTATGATGTTCTTCTATCAATTGGAAGGGGGCGTAATATCTTTCCGGATATTGTACACAAGCGGTCACTTCCGCTCCGAATAGAACAATGAGAGATAAGGAATACACGCCGATCAAGAAGATAGGGATCGAGGCGAGGGCCTTATAAACAATCATCGTGGTTTCGGAGAAGGAGGTGATGTATACTTGGAATCCATAAAGAAAAATCAAAAAGATCACGCTAGTGAAACCAGCTCCCCAAGACGAAGCTCGGATCGGGACTTTTGTGTTCGGGATCAAGGTGAATAACGCCAAGAAGAAAAGCCAGATCCCGATCAAAGGGAAGAAGAATTTTAGAATATTATAAGGTGAGAATACCGACTCTCCTCCTTGCAGGATGACTGTCTCGTATTTCACATCCTTGTATTCGGAAAGACTGATTTTTCTATATTCTCCGATATTCAATAATCTGAATCTTCCGTTCGCACTTCTATCCAATAATCCGGAAGCGAATACCTTACCTTTTACGGGAATATAAAAAGTATTCCAATGCTCTCCACCGTCTATGGAGACCAGAATATTTCCAAGAGCGTCCAGAAGAAAAATATCCGCTGATTCTTCATTTTCTATGGACCAAACTTTGCTAAATGTGTATCTTTTATGGCTGAGATTTTTCCAAGAGTATCCACCATCTTCCGTTTTAAAAACGGAACCTCTTTCTCCAGTGACAAAAAGTTCTCCCGGCCTGATCCTATGGATATCCTTTAATCCGTGACCTGTGATCTTAGTGGCATTCCAAGTATAACCGCTGTCTTCACTCTTCCAAACATTCCCGTCTTCATCAACAATGTATCCTAAATACGGTTCGGGAAAATATACACGATTTGCTCGGATTTTTAGAACATTCGTGAATACCGGCTTATAACTTCTTCCTTGGGTGAAAAAATGTAGGACTTCCCCATTGGAGAAGATCAAATAAAAATTCCCTTCGTTGATATATTCAAAATCTTTAAAATTGCAATTGTCGAAATAGATCGCATTCCAGACGGAACCGTCTACGGGTTTGGAGAGAAATAATCCTTTTTCGGAAAGAGCATACACTTTTCCGTCTTTAACGGAAACTCGGACGAAGTTTTCCTTAGAGATGTCCGGTTTTTCGCAAAAATCCACACGAACCCCGAAAGAATCTACGCAGCGGATATTTTTTAGATCTATATCCTTCTCATCCAAATAATAGTCCCGTTTGAGGCCGGAATCCATTCGAAAGAGTGTGCCGTTCTCGCCAGAGATCCAGATATGATTTTCCGCATCCTTATCCATGCTCAGATAATGGGGAGGGCGGAATACATCGGTTACCTTTTTAGCAAGATTATCCCCGATCACCAATAGAAGAGGACCGATAGAAAGAACAAAAAAGTAAAATACGAATTCTTGTAGAACGGATCTTTTTTCTTCTATCCTCCAGATGGAGTTAAACGAATTCTCCAAGGACCTTAAGACGGTGGTTGCGGAAAATACCAAAAGGATGAAGCCGATGGCGCCTATTTGTCTGGCTGCATCGATCAATTCTCCCAGAGTGTCCAAATACGGATTTATATCTAAATTGATATTACTAACCAGAAAAAACGCATTAATTTTATCGAATATTTCTTCCTTACGATTGTCCAATCCGGAAGTGATCGTCAGTAGGGAAAGGGCCACTACAAGCATCGGAATTAAGGATACGATCGTAGTATAAGAAATACCGGAAGCCTTTATGAGACATTCGTCTTTGGCAAAACGATAGGCGGAAGCAGCCAGAACACGAACCGTAAAGTTCAGTTTCCTTCCTAAACCTGCGTCCGGAATATAATCGAAAAATCTACTGTACTTTGTATTCGGATGGGAATTCATTTCTTAATCGCGTAATGCACCATAGACGAAGTGAGCGGTATTCCTTTTTTGGAAAGTTTACTTTTGAAATGGTAAAAAGAGATCCAGAACCATTTCAAATAATCCGTCCATCTGGAAAAACTTCCCCTGGATTTTAAAAGTTTGGCGGAAAGAGGGAAGTCCACTCCGAGGTAGGTAATCTGTCTTACGAATCCTCGTACGGCAAGAATTTTCCGAAGGATTTTTGCAGAATAATAATACACATGACCCGGCAAATAATAGTGATAATTTTTACCGGCTTCTATGGCCTGCCAGGCGTCAAAATTCGCGGTTTGGATGAGAAGTAAACCGCCGGGTTTTAGGATCTTGGAAAGTTTATTAAAAACTTCCTTTGGGTTTTCTAAATGTTCGATCACTTCGATCAAGGTGATCACATCGAAAAAATTTTCCGGAATGTCCGCATCTAAGAATTGACCCTGCCAAATCTTAAAACCTCTCGCTTCCGCTTGTTTGGCGGAAAAAGGAGAAATTTCCACACCGTAAGGTATGAATCCTTTTTCTTTAGCGCATTCTAAAAAACCTCCGAAAGAGCAACCGATATCCAAAAAATTCCCGGAAGATTTGAACTTGGAAATATTTTTTAAGCGGGCAAACCAAACATATCGATCGAATTTTTCGGTCTGTCTTTCGTCCCTATACGTGAATTCCTGGTTACCCGTATAATATTCTTCCGTATATAACGACTCGGGTTCCGGTCTTGGAAATTGGGCTTGGAAGCCGCAGGTTTTACAAATTTGTATCGGGAGATCGAACTTATTAAATTCCGATCTGTATAAAGGTTCCCAGTCGCAGTCCCCGGCGAGAGGACATTCTTCTTGGATTATTTTTGGGCGAGGAAGATCCAATGACAAATCCTCTCATCCAATTTTCCTAATGGAGTTCTTTCCGTATAACCGATCTCAAAGGAAGAAAAATTTTTCAGAAGAGCCTGCACATCTTCTTTGGAATAGAACCAAGTGGCGCCACCCGCAAGATCCGTTGTTCCGATTTTTCCTTTCTCCGCTTTAAGATGTGTGTCTCCTTCCGCTCTTACGGAGGCTGCGAGATAACCTCCTTTTTTTAGAATACGGAAGTTATCATCTAACATAGATTTGGCGAGATCCGGAGAATTATAATGTAGAACTCCCCAGCTGACGATAAGATCGAAGTTCTCCTCTTCAAAAGGATAAGGAGGGGAATTTAAAAGAAACGTTTTGACCCATGGATAAGATTCCTTCACGGATTGGATGGAATTTTCGCTGTAATCCGCAGCATACACTTCATATCCGAAATCTTTTAAAAGAACACAATGCCTGCCGGAACCGGTTCCGAAATCCAAAGCCTTAGGAGAAGGGGAAGAAGCAGGGAATTTAGAGATCATCCGAACTAAGTTTTCATCCGGATACGAAAGTTTTGCCTTGGGCCTAGTATAATGAGTTTCCCAAACTTCTTTAGAAGGATGATCAGCGGGCTTCATATTCCGCCTTCAAACGGTTTTTCACACTACCATTCCATTCCTCTTCCGAAGAAGACACCTTCGACTTTAAACAAAGGACTCTGGTCCTTGTTTCATTTCCTAAAGAGGTGTCCAGTTTAGAACCAAGTTCTTTCAGATTTTGGTTCAAAAGAATTGTTTCACCGTAATTTGTTGGAAAATTTTCCCAGGATTTTAGGACGGAAATACCTCTGGGTGGAATATCAAAACGGACTTGAGATTTTAGTTTTTTAGGAATTTCTAAACTAGAAGGCGGAGGAGTAATCGGCTCTCCCACCAAAAGTTTGACCAGGTTGGTAAAATAATCGTAACCGGAATAACCTGGCACAAGAACATCCGCCAGATATTCACCGCCCACTTCGGGAGCGGCTTCGATCAGAACGAGATCTCCATTCTCATCCGATCTGAATTCGGCCACAAATGGACAATTTTTCAAACCTGTGGCCTTTACGATCGCCCTACATAACATCTTGATCTCGCCTTCCAATTCGGATTTAGGAAAGGGGAGCCTATGAGCGGCTTCCAAAAAAGGGGGAAAAGAAGAAGTTTCCTTTAAGGAAATATTTACCAGATGAAAATCGGATTCATCCACCAATCCTAAAACGGTATATTCAGGACCTGGAATATATTCTTCCAAAAGCCAGGTTTCCGGATGAGGAGAATTGGCAGAAGTTTTTGACTTGGGTTGTTTTTTGGGAGATATTAGATTAGAAATGGATTTCAGATCGGAATCGGATTCCACGAGTTGGATCCCGGATTTACCGCTTCCTTGGCTGGGTTTTAAGATCCAGGGATACGGAAAAGATTTGGATTTAGCCTTGATCTCCGATGCCGGTATCTCTCTTGGGACTCTAATCCCTTTTGGGGCTAGATTTTCCTTTAAGATTTGTTTATCAGAAAATTTTAATACGGATTCCGTACTTGCATATCTCAGTTTGAGTTTTTCTGCAAGATAGGCGGTGCTATACGTCGCCTTTCCGAAGGACCTTGTGCCGATACCGACGATCGGAGTAGGTAAAGGATTTTCCGCGACTGCTCTTAAGATCCTTCTGTATTCGAAAGTGGACTCGATGATCCGCAAGCTTGCCATCGCAAACCCGGGGGCCTTATCGTTTTTATCCACTGCGGCTACTTCCAAGCCCAGGGCTTTTGCAGCAGAGATCAAGGGTAACTGGTTTTTACCGGCTCCTAAGGAGAGAAAATACCCTTTTTTCTTCATCCCATGGATAAATAGTCCTCAGAACAGCAGATGTCAAAGGTTTTTTAGGAATGAGACAAAATACAGCCTCTTGTAGGACCTCCTACAAAGTTTGGGAAGAAGGCCCCCACCCGAGTTTTGGGTGGAGGAGGAGGGCCCGTGGGAGGTTCCTTCCTGGCTCTATATCAGATAATTTTCAATCTTTCAAGTTCAGTTTGCAGTCCTCTGGGATGGAATGTAGATTCTGAATTCCGGCCTGACCGGGTTTTGATTGAAATTTTCCTTCGGGTTACTGCGCTTAAATGCAACGCGATGATTTTAGTTAAGCTTTCGATTCATACGAATGGCTTGAATTATAGCTTTCCTCTCGTTTGGCCTTCGGCCACCGACGCGCTTCACGGTCGTTGCCTCGCTTCCTACGGGTCGCTGCGCCAGGGATGCGAAGGGCTTGTCCCACCGAAGGTGGGATGAGGCAGGCTCGCCGAACCCGTAGCAGCCCGGTCCCACCGAAAGGCGGGAGGCGCCAAACCTTAAATCTTAGGAATGGTAGGAACTCCTTCTTATTTTTTCTTTTTATGTCTTCAAAAGCGTAATGGGATTTTTGAAAAACTCCGATCCTTAAATAGAGCAGGAGAAAGTAGAATGTTAAGAGGAATGTACACCGGATCTAACGGGATGATCGTGCAGCAGACGCGCATGGACGTTATCTCCAACAATCTTGCAAACGTGGACAAGACTGCATTCAAAAGGGACACAACGTTGTTCAAAACTTTTCCGGAACTTCTGATCCATCGATTCAATGAGGACGGAGTAGGTAAGGTGCCTATGGGTTCCTTCGATACGGCTCCCGTGGTCGGCAAACTCGGGTTAGGCGCCGAAGTGAATGAAATTTATACAAGATTCGAACAAGGGGCTGTGAAGAAGACGGACAATCCTTTCGACATGATGCTGCAAGATAGGCCTGGCACGGAACATCCCGCATTTTTTAGCGTATTGACCAATAGAGGTGAAAGACTTTCTCGCTCCGGGGCTTTCGTTTTGGATACGAACGGCTATTTGGTGACTCCTCAGGGTTTTCCTCTGATGGGTGAGAACGGGCCGATCAAAGTCGCTCGCGGAAATTTTTTAATCAAAGAAAATGGAGAAGTTTGGATCAACGGAGAAATCGGTAACGATCCTCGTAATTCCGTTGGAGCCGATAAGAATAGATTCGAAACTCCTGTTCTTTTGGATCGTATCAAGATCCGCACTGTGGAAAATCCTCGTCACTTAGATAAAGAAGGCGACTCTTTCTATAACGATACCCCCGAGTCGGGCGAGCCAAGACCTTTTCTTTTGGAAGAAGAACCGAATCTTCTACAAGGTTATTTAGAAGCTTCTAATGTGAGTGTCGTAACTGAAATGGTGGAGATGATCGAAGTGAACCGTTCTTACGAAGCGAATCAGAAGACCGTTCAGACTCAGGATCAGATGTTAGGGAAACTTCTGAACGATGTGTTGAGGTAGTAATAACATAGCTCCAATCCCCACAGAGTCTTCGGCTCCATCTTGAATTAGAATGTCGAGTCCGAGGACTTTTGCGTTCTTGAGAAACGCGAATTCATTCAGATACAAGGTCGAGTATTCTGGTGTTGTATAGCAATATGCACCAAAGGAAGTTTTGAGTAATCTCTGGTTTCCTTCTGCTACCTGAGAATGCACTCCGTATTTGCTCCATCTATTCCTGGCCCAGCGATACCTTCCTTTTTTCGATTTTGCATTATGATTTACCGATCTATGATTTCTGTATATTCCCCAAAGCCAACGGTATCCTTGGTCCGTGAATAGTGGAGTTCGAATTGGCAAATGTTCTTTGATGATTGGTCCGAGAGTATTTGCTTTTTGATTTGGAACCGAGTGAAAGAATACTGGCCCACGCTTTACTGCGATTGTATGAACTAAGGTTCCAATTTGTTTTCCACCAAGTTTATCTGAGAGGTATATGGAAGCAGTTGCTCCACTGTGACGGAACCGTTTTCTTCCTTTATTTGCTCTGGCAGATGCGGAATACAAAACGGCTGTATCTGCGCAAATATACGAACGCTTTGCCATTTTCTTTGTTATATCCGTATTCTCATTTGGAGGAAGGTTAAAGTCTCGAAATTCATCTTCTAAGAGTTTGAATGTAATTCGTTTATATATTTCCAATTGTTCGGATGCAAATATTTGGAATCTTCTTTTGAGGAGTAAAGCTGCCTTATATGAGATTCCTAATCTCTTTGTGATCTCTGTTGAAGTGAGAACTTTTGGATGTTGGATGAAAGATTCGTGAAATACATATCCAAACATCCAAAGTGGAAGTTTGAATTGTTGAAGGGGAGTGGATGAGAGTCTGGAAGTTTGGTAATGACAAACTCTACAACGAATCACATCCGGTCTAGTTGAGATTTCTTTATCCAGAATTTGGTCTTCGCAATGAGGACAAAACTTTTTGTAAAAATCATTCAGGATCTTCTTGGTGATCTGTTCGAAGAATGGAATATTAATTCCTGCATGCTTGAATTTGCTAGAGGTTTTGGAAGATGATCTTTTACCGGAATCTAAATTCCGCTTCTCGACAGCGGGGGTTGCTCGCGCGCGATTTGTGAGAAATGGTAACAGGGGATATAACAAATTTTGATCAAAGCTCTGCATTTCCAATGGATTGTATTCAAAGCCTGTTTTTTCAGGTTTTTTAAGATCAAAATTCTGCATTACAAGGCTCTATTCCCGATCGGATAAATCGTTTTTTACAGAATTTGAAAATGAAATAAATGTAAATGGAAAAATGAGAAATTCGATTATTTCGCTTTTTTGGGCTTATCTTCCGGAATTGGAACGTTCAATAATTCCTTTGGATGAACTCCAAGAGCTTTTGCAATTTTGAATAAACTCTGTAAACTCGGTGCTCCGTCACCGGATTCTATCCTTTGATAAACCCGAACTCCCATATCCAAACCGGTTAATTCTTCCTGGGAAAGTTTCTTATCCAACCTCAGTTGTTTGATTCGTTTGCTGACGCTTCTTTGAAAGGATTCATAATCCATCCGTGAATTTTAAGGTCGTTCGGCTATTAATACCATGCTACATGTAACACGCTAAAAATAGCGTTGACTAAAATGACGCGACAAATAGTTTCGATAAATTTCCATCGTTCTGCTCGCTTTTTGGCATATTTCCTAATTCATCAAAATAGGAAGTCCTTAACGAACTAAACCATCGGAGATTTACCTTCAAAGGAGAATCTAAATATGAGAAAGAAAACAAATCTGCTGAGCAAATTATTTGCTTTGGCTTCGATTTTAATTGTTAGTCCGTTATTCGCTTTCCCAAAAGTGGGGAACTTGTCCGGGCGAATTCTTTACATTTCAGTATATAACGGAAACGATCAACTCGTTCAAAGAGTAAAACTGAATCCAGGCGAAAGAGTAACTTTATCAGCCTGCGATCAGTTTGTGGTATATGGAATCTCGGAGCCACCTACTCAAATGCTTAAATTCTCCTCATGCGATAGGGAAGCCGTCATAAACGAAAGTCTTACCGCTCAACGAGCCAATTGATTAAATTTCCATGAAAAATATGTTTCTATATTTTGGATGCCGGTTTATAGCCGGCATCGTTTTATTA is from Leptospira sp. WS58.C1 and encodes:
- a CDS encoding transposase; protein product: MQNFDLKKPEKTGFEYNPLEMQSFDQNLLYPLLPFLTNRARATPAVEKRNLDSGKRSSSKTSSKFKHAGINIPFFEQITKKILNDFYKKFCPHCEDQILDKEISTRPDVIRCRVCHYQTSRLSSTPLQQFKLPLWMFGYVFHESFIQHPKVLTSTEITKRLGISYKAALLLKRRFQIFASEQLEIYKRITFKLLEDEFRDFNLPPNENTDITKKMAKRSYICADTAVLYSASARANKGRKRFRHSGATASIYLSDKLGGKQIGTLVHTIAVKRGPVFFHSVPNQKANTLGPIIKEHLPIRTPLFTDQGYRWLWGIYRNHRSVNHNAKSKKGRYRWARNRWSKYGVHSQVAEGNQRLLKTSFGAYCYTTPEYSTLYLNEFAFLKNAKVLGLDILIQDGAEDSVGIGAMLLLPQHIVQKFP
- a CDS encoding helix-turn-helix domain-containing protein, encoding MDYESFQRSVSKRIKQLRLDKKLSQEELTGLDMGVRVYQRIESGDGAPSLQSLFKIAKALGVHPKELLNVPIPEDKPKKAK